A part of Prionailurus viverrinus isolate Anna chromosome E1, UM_Priviv_1.0, whole genome shotgun sequence genomic DNA contains:
- the WSB1 gene encoding WD repeat and SOCS box-containing protein 1 isoform X1: protein MASFPPRVNEKEIVRSRTIGELLAPAAPFDKKCGRENWTVAFAPDGSYFAWSQGHRTVKLVPWSQCLKNFLLHGTKNITNSSSLRLSRQNSDGAQKNKPREHIIDCGDIVWSLAFGSSVPEKQSRCVNIEWHRFRFGQDQLLLATGLNNGRIKIWDVYTGKLLLNLVDHTEVVRDLTFAPDGSLILVSASRDKTLRVWDLKDDGNMMKVLRGHQNWVYSCAFSPDSSMLCSVGASKAVFLWNMDKYTMIRKLEGHHHDVVACDFSPDGALLATASYDTRVYIWDPHTGDILMEFGHLFPPPTPIFAGGANDRWVRSVSFSHDGLHVASLADDKMVRFWRIDEDYPVQVAPLSNGLCCAFSTDGSVLAAGTHDGSVYFWATPRQVPSLQHLCRMSIRRVMPTQEVQELPVPSKVLEFLSYRI from the exons ATGGCCAGCTTTCCCCCGAGGGTCAACGAGAAAGAGATCG tgagaTCACGTACTATAGGTGAACTTTTAGCTCCAGCGGCTCCTTTTGACAAGAAATGTGGTCGTGAAAATTGGACTGTTGCTTTTGCTCCAGATGGTTCATACTTTGCTTGGTCACAAGGACATCGTACAGTAAAGCTTGTTCCGTGGTCCCAGTGCCTTAAGAACTT tctcTTGCATGGCACCAAGAATATCACCAATTCAAGCAGTTTGAGATTGTCAAGACAAAACAGTGATGGTGCTCAGAAAAATAAGCCTCGTGAACATATTATAGACTGTGGTGACATAGTCTGGAGTCTTGCTTTTGGATCTTCAGTTCCAGAAAAACAGAGTCGTTGTGTCAATATAGAATGGCATCGATTCAGATTTGGACAAGATCAGCTACTCCTTGCCACAGGATTAAACAATGGGCGTATCAAAATATGGGATGTATATACAG GAAAACTCCTCCTTAACTTGGTAGATCATACTGAAGTGGTCAGAGATTTAACTTTTGCTCCAGATGGGAGCTTGATCCTTGTATCAGCTTCAAGAGACAAAACTCTGAGAGTGTGGGACCTGAAAGATGATG gAAACATGATGAAAGTATTGAGGGGCCATCAGAACTGGGTGTATAGCTGTGCATTCTCTCCTGACTCGTCTATGCTGTGTTCAGTGGGAGCCAGTAAAGCA GTTTTCCTTTGGAATATGGATAAATATACCATGATACGGAAACTAGAAGGACATCACCATGATGTTGTAGCTTGTGACTTTTCTCCTGATGGAGCATTGCTGGCTACTGCATCTTATGATACTCGAGTATATATCTGGGATCCACATACTGGAGACATTCTGATGGAATTTGG GCACCTGTTTCCCCCGCCTACTCCAATATTTGCTGGAGGAGCAAATGACCGATGGGTACGATCTGTGTCTTTTAGTCATGATGGACTGCATGTTGCAAGCCTTGCTGATGATAA aaTGGTGAGGTTCTGGAGAATTGATGAAGATTATCCAGTTCAAGTTGCACCTTTGAGCAATGGTCTTTGCTGTGCCTTTTCTACTGATGGCAGTGTTTTAGCTGCTGG gACACATGATGGAAGTGTGTATTTTTGGGCCACTCCAAGGCAAGTCCCTAGCCTTCAACATTTATGTCGTATGTCAATCAGGAGAGTGATGCCCACCCAAGAAGTCCAGGAGCTGCCAGTTCCTTCCAAAGTGTTGGAGTTTCTCTCCTACCGCATTtag
- the WSB1 gene encoding WD repeat and SOCS box-containing protein 1 isoform X2, with translation MASFPPRVNEKEIVRSRTIGELLAPAAPFDKKCGRENWTVAFAPDGSYFAWSQGHRTVKLVPWSQCLKNFLLHGTKNITNSSSLRLSRQNSDGAQKNKPREHIIDCGDIVWSLAFGSSVPEKQSRCVNIEWHRFRFGQDQLLLATGLNNGRIKIWDVYTGKLLLNLVDHTEVVRDLTFAPDGSLILVSASRDKTLRVWDLKDDGNMMKVLRGHQNWVYSCAFSPDSSMLCSVGASKAVVAAILV, from the exons ATGGCCAGCTTTCCCCCGAGGGTCAACGAGAAAGAGATCG tgagaTCACGTACTATAGGTGAACTTTTAGCTCCAGCGGCTCCTTTTGACAAGAAATGTGGTCGTGAAAATTGGACTGTTGCTTTTGCTCCAGATGGTTCATACTTTGCTTGGTCACAAGGACATCGTACAGTAAAGCTTGTTCCGTGGTCCCAGTGCCTTAAGAACTT tctcTTGCATGGCACCAAGAATATCACCAATTCAAGCAGTTTGAGATTGTCAAGACAAAACAGTGATGGTGCTCAGAAAAATAAGCCTCGTGAACATATTATAGACTGTGGTGACATAGTCTGGAGTCTTGCTTTTGGATCTTCAGTTCCAGAAAAACAGAGTCGTTGTGTCAATATAGAATGGCATCGATTCAGATTTGGACAAGATCAGCTACTCCTTGCCACAGGATTAAACAATGGGCGTATCAAAATATGGGATGTATATACAG GAAAACTCCTCCTTAACTTGGTAGATCATACTGAAGTGGTCAGAGATTTAACTTTTGCTCCAGATGGGAGCTTGATCCTTGTATCAGCTTCAAGAGACAAAACTCTGAGAGTGTGGGACCTGAAAGATGATG gAAACATGATGAAAGTATTGAGGGGCCATCAGAACTGGGTGTATAGCTGTGCATTCTCTCCTGACTCGTCTATGCTGTGTTCAGTGGGAGCCAGTAAAGCA GTGGTGGCAGCAATATTGGTGTGA
- the WSB1 gene encoding WD repeat and SOCS box-containing protein 1 isoform X3, whose translation MPSLSGGLTCMINFSACLFQVRSRTIGELLAPAAPFDKKCGRENWTVAFAPDGSYFAWSQGHRTVKLVPWSQCLKNFLLHGTKNITNSSSLRLSRQNSDGAQKNKPREHIIDCGDIVWSLAFGSSVPEKQSRCVNIEWHRFRFGQDQLLLATGLNNGRIKIWDVYTGKLLLNLVDHTEVVRDLTFAPDGSLILVSASRDKTLRVWDLKDDGNMMKVLRGHQNWVYSCAFSPDSSMLCSVGASKAVFLWNMDKYTMIRKLEGHHHDVVACDFSPDGALLATASYDTRVYIWDPHTGDILMEFGHLFPPPTPIFAGGANDRWVRSVSFSHDGLHVASLADDKMVRFWRIDEDYPVQVAPLSNGLCCAFSTDGSVLAAGTHDGSVYFWATPRQVPSLQHLCRMSIRRVMPTQEVQELPVPSKVLEFLSYRI comes from the exons ATGCCGTCTTTAAGCGGCGGGCTAACGTGTATGATAAACTTCTCCGCTTGCCTTTTCCAAG tgagaTCACGTACTATAGGTGAACTTTTAGCTCCAGCGGCTCCTTTTGACAAGAAATGTGGTCGTGAAAATTGGACTGTTGCTTTTGCTCCAGATGGTTCATACTTTGCTTGGTCACAAGGACATCGTACAGTAAAGCTTGTTCCGTGGTCCCAGTGCCTTAAGAACTT tctcTTGCATGGCACCAAGAATATCACCAATTCAAGCAGTTTGAGATTGTCAAGACAAAACAGTGATGGTGCTCAGAAAAATAAGCCTCGTGAACATATTATAGACTGTGGTGACATAGTCTGGAGTCTTGCTTTTGGATCTTCAGTTCCAGAAAAACAGAGTCGTTGTGTCAATATAGAATGGCATCGATTCAGATTTGGACAAGATCAGCTACTCCTTGCCACAGGATTAAACAATGGGCGTATCAAAATATGGGATGTATATACAG GAAAACTCCTCCTTAACTTGGTAGATCATACTGAAGTGGTCAGAGATTTAACTTTTGCTCCAGATGGGAGCTTGATCCTTGTATCAGCTTCAAGAGACAAAACTCTGAGAGTGTGGGACCTGAAAGATGATG gAAACATGATGAAAGTATTGAGGGGCCATCAGAACTGGGTGTATAGCTGTGCATTCTCTCCTGACTCGTCTATGCTGTGTTCAGTGGGAGCCAGTAAAGCA GTTTTCCTTTGGAATATGGATAAATATACCATGATACGGAAACTAGAAGGACATCACCATGATGTTGTAGCTTGTGACTTTTCTCCTGATGGAGCATTGCTGGCTACTGCATCTTATGATACTCGAGTATATATCTGGGATCCACATACTGGAGACATTCTGATGGAATTTGG GCACCTGTTTCCCCCGCCTACTCCAATATTTGCTGGAGGAGCAAATGACCGATGGGTACGATCTGTGTCTTTTAGTCATGATGGACTGCATGTTGCAAGCCTTGCTGATGATAA aaTGGTGAGGTTCTGGAGAATTGATGAAGATTATCCAGTTCAAGTTGCACCTTTGAGCAATGGTCTTTGCTGTGCCTTTTCTACTGATGGCAGTGTTTTAGCTGCTGG gACACATGATGGAAGTGTGTATTTTTGGGCCACTCCAAGGCAAGTCCCTAGCCTTCAACATTTATGTCGTATGTCAATCAGGAGAGTGATGCCCACCCAAGAAGTCCAGGAGCTGCCAGTTCCTTCCAAAGTGTTGGAGTTTCTCTCCTACCGCATTtag